In Gymnogyps californianus isolate 813 chromosome 1, ASM1813914v2, whole genome shotgun sequence, the following are encoded in one genomic region:
- the CREBZF gene encoding CREB/ATF bZIP transcription factor isoform X2 — translation MRHSLTQLLAASSGGASPSGAVWPLAGAGQAPRGRDGGGEGDPGPARPKQQQPPRREAGALEPRRQEKEPEAPGGPLEVWEQEDWFPGLELGDLLEAARPDWDLDAELSGCFYGEPEPLPPPGQGQRPAAPGRRNGGAGSRLKAAAAARLNRLKKKQYVLGLESRLQGLAAENRQLRDRNRGLSRRLRELERESSYLRAVLANQSALGQLLSRLAGIRAGGLQLSTSLFRDTGSPRRHHHHLQPAGESSDHDYALPSSRPPSLEEAAVVTETEEEWAAPGGICLHVDRDQVSVEFCSICARRAAASFKMCLPCQAPLCRG, via the exons ATGCGCCACAGCCTCACCCAGCTGCTGGCGGCCTCCTCCGGCGGAGCGAGCCCCTCGGGCGCCGTCTGGCCGCTAGCCGGCGCGGGGCAGGCCCCGAGAGGGCGGGATGGCGGCGGGGAAGGGGATCCGGGCCCCGCGCGGCCCAAACAACAGCAGCCgccgcggcgggaggcgggcgCCTTGGAGCCGCGGCGGCAGGAGAAGGAACCGGAGGCGCCCGGTGGCCCGCTGGAGGTGTGGGAGCAAGAGGACTGGTTcccggggctggagctgggagacCTGCTGGAGGCGGCCCGGCCGGACTGGGACCTGGACGCGGAGCTGAGCGGCTGCTTCTATGGGGAACCGGAGCCGCTGCCCCCGCCGGGCCAGGGCCAGAGGCCGGCGGCGCCCGGGCGGAGGAACGGCGGGGCTGGGAGCCGGCtgaaggcggcggcggcggcgcggctgAACCGGCTGAAGAAGAAGCAGTAcgtgctggggctggagagcCGCCTCCAGGGCCTGGCTGCTGAGAACCGGCAGCTGCGGGACCGCAACCGCGGCCTCAGCCGCCGCCTGCGAGAGCTGGAGCGGGAGAGCAGCTACCTGCGGGCCGTGCTGGCGAACCAGAGCGCTCTAGGGCAGCTCCTGAGCCGCTTAGCCGGGATCCGCGCCGGCgggctgcagctcagcaccagCCTCTTCAGGGACacgggcagcccccgccgccaTCACCACCACCTCCAGCCTGCCGGCGAGAGCAGCGACCACGACTACGCCCTGCCCAGCTCCCGGCCTCCCAGCCTGGAGGAGGCGGCGGTGGTGACGGAGACGGAGGAGGAGTGGGCGGCCCCCGGCGGGATCTGCCTCCACGTGGACCGGGATCAGGTGTCGGTGGAGTTCTGCTCCATCTGTGCTCGGCGAGCAGCGGCCTCCTTCAAAAT GTGCTTGCCCTGCCAGGCTCCGTTGTGTAGGGGTTAA
- the LOC127020437 gene encoding transmembrane protein 126A-like isoform X1, whose protein sequence is MQDFKMTGREFLELDSPQQRLYLERLKRMEVIQKTFNELPKADQNLCNHGSYFLGANASLCGLAANNFFRNILHVRRASLVSALPMAVIPFLSTAAVYEVFVREPLFSGELNCEVCAVVRGGLIGAVVGGLYPIFLALPVNASLAARYSSSPLPGKENLLRFWLATAQPVFRKMSLGVLIQVLTGLYLATKHHGIYVKILQQMRTSRDPEELQA, encoded by the exons ATGCAGGACTTCAAGATGACAGGAAGAGAGTTTCTTGAACTAGATTCTCCGCAGCAAAGACTATATTTGGAAAGATTGAAGCGGATGGAAGTCATACAAAAGACGTTCAATGAGCTTCCTAAAGCAGATCA GAACCTTTGTAATCATGGATCGTACTTCCTTGGAGCAAATGCAAGCTTATGTGGCTTAGCGGCAAATAACTTCTTCAGGAACATCCTGCACGTCAGAAGGGCTTCCTTAGTGTCCGCTCTGCCAATGGCTGTTATTCCGTTTCTTTCAACAGCAGCGGTTTATGAAGTTTTTGTGCGTGAGCCTTTATTTTCAG GTGAGCTAAACTGTGAGGTCTGTGCTGTGGTCCGAGGAGGATTAATAGGGGCTGTTGTGGGTGGTCTCTATCCTATTTTCCTGGCTCTCCCCGTGAACGCAAGCCTTGCAGCCAG GTATTCTTCATCTCCCTtgccagggaaagaaaatctgttacGCTTCTGGCTCGCAACTGCTCAGCCTGTCTTTAGAAAGATGAGTTTGGGTGTACTTATACAGGTTCTAACTGGATTATATCTTGCCACTAAACATCACGGAATATATGTCAAAATACTGCAGCAGATGAGGACTAGCAGGGATCCTGAAGAGTTACAAGCATGA
- the CREBZF gene encoding CREB/ATF bZIP transcription factor isoform X1 gives MRHSLTQLLAASSGGASPSGAVWPLAGAGQAPRGRDGGGEGDPGPARPKQQQPPRREAGALEPRRQEKEPEAPGGPLEVWEQEDWFPGLELGDLLEAARPDWDLDAELSGCFYGEPEPLPPPGQGQRPAAPGRRNGGAGSRLKAAAAARLNRLKKKQYVLGLESRLQGLAAENRQLRDRNRGLSRRLRELERESSYLRAVLANQSALGQLLSRLAGIRAGGLQLSTSLFRDTGSPRRHHHHLQPAGESSDHDYALPSSRPPSLEEAAVVTETEEEWAAPGGICLHVDRDQVSVEFCSICARRAAASFKIFSFRCLPCQAPLCRG, from the exons ATGCGCCACAGCCTCACCCAGCTGCTGGCGGCCTCCTCCGGCGGAGCGAGCCCCTCGGGCGCCGTCTGGCCGCTAGCCGGCGCGGGGCAGGCCCCGAGAGGGCGGGATGGCGGCGGGGAAGGGGATCCGGGCCCCGCGCGGCCCAAACAACAGCAGCCgccgcggcgggaggcgggcgCCTTGGAGCCGCGGCGGCAGGAGAAGGAACCGGAGGCGCCCGGTGGCCCGCTGGAGGTGTGGGAGCAAGAGGACTGGTTcccggggctggagctgggagacCTGCTGGAGGCGGCCCGGCCGGACTGGGACCTGGACGCGGAGCTGAGCGGCTGCTTCTATGGGGAACCGGAGCCGCTGCCCCCGCCGGGCCAGGGCCAGAGGCCGGCGGCGCCCGGGCGGAGGAACGGCGGGGCTGGGAGCCGGCtgaaggcggcggcggcggcgcggctgAACCGGCTGAAGAAGAAGCAGTAcgtgctggggctggagagcCGCCTCCAGGGCCTGGCTGCTGAGAACCGGCAGCTGCGGGACCGCAACCGCGGCCTCAGCCGCCGCCTGCGAGAGCTGGAGCGGGAGAGCAGCTACCTGCGGGCCGTGCTGGCGAACCAGAGCGCTCTAGGGCAGCTCCTGAGCCGCTTAGCCGGGATCCGCGCCGGCgggctgcagctcagcaccagCCTCTTCAGGGACacgggcagcccccgccgccaTCACCACCACCTCCAGCCTGCCGGCGAGAGCAGCGACCACGACTACGCCCTGCCCAGCTCCCGGCCTCCCAGCCTGGAGGAGGCGGCGGTGGTGACGGAGACGGAGGAGGAGTGGGCGGCCCCCGGCGGGATCTGCCTCCACGTGGACCGGGATCAGGTGTCGGTGGAGTTCTGCTCCATCTGTGCTCGGCGAGCAGCGGCCTCCTTCAAAAT TTTCTCTTTTAGGTGCTTGCCCTGCCAGGCTCCGTTGTGTAGGGGTTAA
- the LOC127020437 gene encoding transmembrane protein 126A-like isoform X2, whose translation MTGREFLELDSPQQRLYLERLKRMEVIQKTFNELPKADQNLCNHGSYFLGANASLCGLAANNFFRNILHVRRASLVSALPMAVIPFLSTAAVYEVFVREPLFSGELNCEVCAVVRGGLIGAVVGGLYPIFLALPVNASLAARYSSSPLPGKENLLRFWLATAQPVFRKMSLGVLIQVLTGLYLATKHHGIYVKILQQMRTSRDPEELQA comes from the exons ATGACAGGAAGAGAGTTTCTTGAACTAGATTCTCCGCAGCAAAGACTATATTTGGAAAGATTGAAGCGGATGGAAGTCATACAAAAGACGTTCAATGAGCTTCCTAAAGCAGATCA GAACCTTTGTAATCATGGATCGTACTTCCTTGGAGCAAATGCAAGCTTATGTGGCTTAGCGGCAAATAACTTCTTCAGGAACATCCTGCACGTCAGAAGGGCTTCCTTAGTGTCCGCTCTGCCAATGGCTGTTATTCCGTTTCTTTCAACAGCAGCGGTTTATGAAGTTTTTGTGCGTGAGCCTTTATTTTCAG GTGAGCTAAACTGTGAGGTCTGTGCTGTGGTCCGAGGAGGATTAATAGGGGCTGTTGTGGGTGGTCTCTATCCTATTTTCCTGGCTCTCCCCGTGAACGCAAGCCTTGCAGCCAG GTATTCTTCATCTCCCTtgccagggaaagaaaatctgttacGCTTCTGGCTCGCAACTGCTCAGCCTGTCTTTAGAAAGATGAGTTTGGGTGTACTTATACAGGTTCTAACTGGATTATATCTTGCCACTAAACATCACGGAATATATGTCAAAATACTGCAGCAGATGAGGACTAGCAGGGATCCTGAAGAGTTACAAGCATGA
- the CCDC89 gene encoding coiled-coil domain-containing protein 89 codes for MAQDEREAGMTNSTSDPETGKDMEDLTKGLEEFCESPEEEESEKALLHSRLEQQHHLICILKKKADDARKRCRGLEQLNMELEKLRTEDAVKMKTQTQRIQHLEGRFTDLANNHEKMIQFKDDHRKRHMQLWEENKRLRQENEALFSQTVREKEAEVLQLAAQARKLSQQLDSLQEKCAYESRRAQEREKELLEAQSQQASAYACEVDSLKKQLQRLQEEHQQTVAQVEHAESQRRAQGSELQAKLERANEEKERLRNLAMERGKALQDKQREIEQLGKKLETAEKARHRAGKRLMKEAAAADNDLKVQELQRQLESSKQAYNELSLQFDAYRKHSTDLLTKEKALNVKLRHFIA; via the coding sequence ATGGCTCAGGATGAGAGAGAGGCGGGGATGACCAACTCCACAAGCGATCCAGAGACGGGCAAAGACATGGAAGATCTGACAAAGGGCCTGGAGGAATTCTGTGAGAGCCCcgaagaggaggagagtgagAAGGCTCTGCTGCATTCACGCCTAGAACAGCAGCATCACCTTATCTgtatattgaagaaaaaagcagacgATGCACGCAAACGCTGCAGAGGCCTGGAGCAGCTCAATATGGAGCTGGAGAAACTGAGGACAGAGgatgctgtgaaaatgaaaacccaGACCCAACGGATTCAGCATTTGGAGGGGCGCTTCACGGATCTGGCCAACAACCATGAAAAAATGATCCAGTTCAAGGACGACCACAGGAAACGCCATATGCAGCTGTGGGAGGAGAACAAGCGCCTGCGGCAGGAGAACGAAGCGCTCTTCAGCCAGACTGTGAGAGAGAAGGAAGCTGAAGTGCTCCAGCTTGCTGCCCAGGCCAGAAAGCTCTCGCAGCAGTTAGACTCCTTACAGGAGAAATGCGCTTACGAGAGTCGCAGAGCCCAGGAGCGAGAAAAGGAGCTGCTAGAAGCTCAGAGCCAGCAAGCAAGTGCCTACGCCTGCGAAGTCGATTCACTAAAAAAACAGCTGCAACGCCTACAGGAGGAGCACCAACAAACTGTTGCACAGGTAGAGCACGCAGAAAGTCAGCGGAGGGCTCAGGGCAGCGAGCTGCAGGCCAAGCTGGAGAGGGCGAACGAGGAGAAAGAGCGACTACGGAACCTGGCCATGGAGAGGGGCAAAGCTCTGCAAGATAAGCAGCGGGAAATTgagcagctggggaagaagctGGAGACTGCAGAAAAAGCCAGGCACAGAGCAGGAAAGCGCCTCAtgaaagaggcagcagcagcggaCAATGATCTGAAGGTCCAAGAGCTCCAACGACAGCTCGAAAGCAGCAAGCAGGCATACAACGAACTCTCGCTGCAGTTTGATGCTTACAGAAAGCACAGTACGGATTTACTGACTAAAGAAAAAGCGCTGAATGTCAAACTCCGCCATTTTATTGCGTAA